One Nematostella vectensis chromosome 10, jaNemVect1.1, whole genome shotgun sequence genomic window carries:
- the LOC116614325 gene encoding uncharacterized protein LOC116614325, whose product MKLWVVLLLMSIMAASGAEPIPKEASHQSHEAEVQPDIDEYQGYGRDTTANDDSDSPPDPNPISGGTMDDTPKAKPSKNKQNTFDNIVKLPTVKAKHHPDEHDMSAMSHDAPVENKENEIARVSPETKDEKKLSVRAWGRKREYQSWSAWEIYRVPYEYDFPDYHQFKYGGCQVGCGPVAWAQVFGYYDRVSGWSSSLYPHGRAPKYLYSNDNNLKKYIVSINKRMRTFCLGSSGATFPSGMKLVRDFFRARQGSGGIWSYTHWLSWAGVTKTWIRKKVSRAIKTYKYPVVVGIWTGGSMHYAVATKYAVRSRKFRTCHKIWGRWKCYPWRTQWEDDFYLHMGWGGTSNGWYTIHAFAAFVAHK is encoded by the coding sequence ATGAAGCTTTGGGTTGTTCTGCTGCTCATGTCAATCATGGCAGCATCAGGAGCTGAACCAATCCCCAAAGAAGCCAGCCACCAGTCACATGAAGCCGAGGTCCAGCCCGACATCGATGAATACCAAGGATATGGCCGCGATACGACTGCAAACGACGACTCAGACAGCCCTCCTGATCCGAATCCAATATCCGGTGGTACAATGGATGACACCCCTAAAGCCAAGCCCTCAAAGAACAAGCAGAACACATTTGACAACATTGTCAAATTACCCACCGTGAAAGCTAAACACCACCCTGACGAGCACGATATGTCCGCGATGAGCCACGATGCACCAGTCGAGAACAAGGAAAATGAGATCGCAAGAGTATCCCCCGAGACAAAAGACGAGAAGAAGTTATCCGTGAGGGCTTGGGGCAGGAAACGAGAGTACCAGAGCTGGAGCGCTTGGGAAATCTACAGAGTGCCTTATGAGTATGATTTTCCCGACTATCACCAGTTCAAATATGGGGGTTGCCAAGTTGGCTGTGGTCCTGTGGCCTGGGCACAAGTATTCGGGTACTATGACCGGGTTTCCGGATGGAGCTCAAGTCTGTATCCTCATGGAAGAGCGCCAAAGTATCTGTATTCAAACGACAATAACTTAAAGAAGTACATCGTCTCGATCAACAAGAGAATGCGGACGTTTTGTCTTGGCAGCAGCGGTGCGACGTTTCCTTCTGGAATGAAACTGGTGCGAGACTTCTTCCGGGCAAGACAAGGGAGTGGTGGAATTTGGAGCTACACCCACTGGCTTTCTTGGGCAGGGGTGACAAAAACCTGGATCCGAAAAAAAGTCTCAAGAGCAATCAAAACGTACAAGTACCCGGTGGTCGTTGGTATCTGGACCGGAGGATCCATGCATTACGCAGTCGCCACCAAATACGCAGTCCGTTCCAGAAAATTTCGCACGTGCCACAAGATCTGGGGACGATGGAAGTGCTATCCCTGGCGAACACAGTGGGAAGATGACTTCTATCTTCACATGGGATGGGGCGGAACTAGTAATGGGTGGTATACCATCCACGCTTTTGCCGCGTTTGTGGCGCACAAGTGA